In Agrobacterium sp. RAC06, a single window of DNA contains:
- a CDS encoding ABC transporter permease, producing the protein MQNLLKNREMLLGMIIIGMIMSFTTRAPNFATPENLVTIFNDTSILIILALGQMVVILTKSIDLSVAANLAFTGMAVAMLDSTYPGLPLALLVLIAIGIGAALGAINGFLVWALQIPPIVVTLGTLTIYRGMSFVLSGGAWVNAHQMQPDFLGVPRLPVLGLPILSWVAIAVILLVGFILARTPFGRSTYAAGGNPVAAIYAGIDVGRARFLAFVLSGALAGLSGYLWVSRYAVAYVDIAAGFELDSVAACVIGGISIAGGIGTVIGTVLGALFLGVIKNALPVIGISPFAQMAISGIVIVLAVVFNARAEAKKGRIILRDRAAGKEATA; encoded by the coding sequence ATGCAGAACCTTTTGAAAAACCGCGAAATGCTGCTTGGCATGATCATCATCGGCATGATCATGAGCTTCACCACGCGGGCACCCAATTTCGCGACACCTGAAAACCTGGTGACGATCTTCAACGACACCTCGATCCTGATCATCCTGGCGCTCGGCCAGATGGTCGTGATCCTGACCAAGTCGATCGACCTCTCGGTTGCCGCCAATCTCGCCTTTACCGGCATGGCGGTCGCCATGCTCGACAGCACCTATCCGGGCCTGCCGCTGGCGCTCCTCGTTCTCATCGCAATCGGCATTGGTGCAGCCCTCGGCGCAATCAACGGCTTCCTCGTCTGGGCCCTGCAGATCCCACCGATCGTCGTGACGCTCGGCACGCTGACCATCTATCGCGGCATGAGCTTCGTCCTTTCAGGCGGCGCCTGGGTCAACGCCCACCAGATGCAGCCGGATTTTCTCGGCGTCCCGCGTCTGCCGGTGCTGGGCTTGCCGATCCTCTCCTGGGTGGCGATTGCAGTCATCCTGCTGGTCGGCTTCATCCTCGCCCGCACCCCCTTCGGCCGCTCGACCTATGCAGCAGGCGGCAACCCAGTGGCTGCCATCTATGCCGGCATCGACGTCGGTCGCGCCCGCTTCCTCGCCTTCGTGCTCTCCGGGGCGCTTGCTGGCCTCTCCGGTTACCTTTGGGTCTCGCGTTATGCCGTCGCCTATGTCGATATCGCCGCCGGCTTCGAACTCGACAGTGTCGCGGCCTGCGTCATCGGCGGCATCTCGATTGCAGGTGGCATCGGCACCGTGATCGGCACGGTCTTGGGCGCCCTCTTCCTCGGCGTCATCAAGAACGCCCTGCCCGTCATCGGCATTTCGCCCTTCGCCCAGATGGCGATCTCGGGCATCGTCATCGTGCTCGCCGTCGTCTTCAACGCCCGCGCCGAGGCCAAGAAGGGCCGCATCATCCTGCGTGACCGCGCAGCCGGAAAGGAGGCAACGGCATGA
- a CDS encoding TRAP transporter substrate-binding protein, producing MRKILLATTALAFAVSGAVPAFAEFNDRTIRVSNGINADHPVGNGIEAMQKCLDDKSGGKLKLQAFWGGALGGDLQATQALRSGVQEAVVTSSSPLVGIEPALGVFDLPFLFGSADEAYKVLDGEFGDMMNQKLEAVGLVNLGYWENGFRNLSNSVRPVTKWEDFEGMKVRVMQNNIFLDTFQNLGANATPMAFGEVFSALETKTIDAQENPYVTIDTSKFFEVQKYITETNHAYTPFLFLFSKAIFDTYTPEEQAALRECATVGRDVERSVIADLNKQSLEKIKAAGLEVNTLSPEEQQRIREKSMIVYEKHKETIGAEVVDDILAKLAELRK from the coding sequence ATGAGGAAGATACTACTCGCAACGACAGCACTGGCATTCGCCGTTTCCGGAGCCGTTCCAGCTTTTGCGGAATTCAACGACCGCACCATCCGCGTATCGAACGGCATCAATGCCGATCACCCTGTCGGGAACGGCATCGAGGCCATGCAGAAGTGCCTGGATGACAAGTCCGGTGGCAAGCTGAAGCTGCAGGCGTTCTGGGGCGGTGCCCTCGGTGGCGACCTCCAGGCGACCCAGGCTCTGCGTTCGGGCGTCCAGGAAGCCGTGGTGACGTCTTCGTCGCCTCTCGTCGGCATCGAGCCGGCGCTTGGTGTCTTCGACCTGCCGTTCCTGTTCGGCTCCGCTGACGAGGCCTACAAGGTACTCGACGGCGAGTTCGGCGACATGATGAACCAGAAGCTCGAAGCCGTTGGCCTCGTGAACCTCGGCTATTGGGAGAACGGTTTCCGCAACCTGTCCAACTCGGTTCGTCCGGTGACGAAGTGGGAAGACTTCGAAGGGATGAAGGTTCGCGTCATGCAGAACAACATCTTCCTCGATACCTTCCAGAACCTCGGCGCAAACGCTACCCCGATGGCATTCGGCGAAGTTTTCTCGGCACTCGAGACCAAGACCATCGACGCCCAGGAAAACCCCTATGTGACGATCGACACCTCTAAGTTCTTCGAGGTGCAGAAATATATCACTGAGACGAACCACGCCTATACGCCGTTCCTCTTCCTGTTCTCCAAGGCGATCTTCGATACCTATACGCCGGAAGAACAGGCGGCCTTGCGCGAATGCGCAACGGTTGGCCGTGATGTCGAGCGATCGGTTATCGCCGACCTCAACAAGCAGTCGCTGGAGAAGATCAAGGCAGCCGGCCTTGAGGTGAACACGCTTTCGCCTGAAGAGCAGCAGCGCATCCGCGAAAAGTCCATGATCGTCTATGAAAAGCACAAGGAGACGATCGGTGCCGAGGTGGTGGACGACATTCTCGCCAAGCTCGCCGAACTCCGTAAGTGA
- a CDS encoding DMT family transporter, protein MTTHTTDEASRRALGLAGMAGPAVMLLGMLLFAMNDAMGKWLVASYGLGQVILIRSIAALLILAPFLWMAGLKPIVEAERPWLQFTRVVLSTLELFCFYYAVMYLPLADVMTYWLAAPIYVAAAAPFLLGEKVGWRRWSAIAIGFIGVVITLEPSSAMFTTPALISIIGTAAFAFMMLSGRSLRGTPDKTLVLFQTGGAAVVGLIAAPFGWTPITSVNEILLLGLLGIVAMSAHMLVNRALKISDAATVAPLQYTLLLWAVVFGYFFFGEVPRLTMIVGATLIVGSGLFIFFREQQLKKRDKVLPSVPE, encoded by the coding sequence ATGACAACGCACACGACAGATGAGGCTTCGCGAAGGGCACTCGGACTGGCCGGGATGGCAGGCCCTGCAGTCATGCTGCTCGGAATGCTGCTCTTTGCGATGAACGATGCCATGGGCAAATGGCTGGTTGCGAGCTATGGCCTCGGCCAGGTCATCCTGATCCGCAGCATTGCAGCACTTCTGATCCTTGCGCCCTTCCTCTGGATGGCCGGCCTGAAGCCGATCGTCGAGGCAGAGCGACCCTGGCTGCAGTTCACGCGCGTCGTGCTTTCGACGCTGGAACTCTTCTGTTTCTACTACGCGGTCATGTATCTGCCGCTGGCCGATGTCATGACCTACTGGCTCGCAGCGCCGATCTATGTGGCGGCGGCAGCGCCTTTCCTGCTGGGAGAAAAGGTCGGCTGGCGGCGCTGGTCCGCAATTGCTATCGGCTTCATCGGGGTCGTGATCACGCTCGAGCCGTCGAGCGCCATGTTCACCACACCCGCTCTGATCTCGATCATCGGCACTGCCGCCTTCGCTTTCATGATGCTCTCGGGCCGCAGCCTGCGCGGCACGCCGGACAAGACGCTTGTACTGTTCCAGACGGGTGGAGCCGCAGTGGTCGGCCTGATTGCCGCCCCCTTCGGCTGGACACCGATCACGTCGGTGAATGAAATCCTGTTGCTGGGGCTTCTCGGCATCGTTGCCATGAGCGCGCACATGCTGGTCAACCGCGCCTTGAAAATTTCGGACGCCGCGACCGTCGCGCCGCTCCAATACACACTGCTGCTATGGGCTGTTGTCTTCGGCTATTTCTTCTTCGGCGAAGTGCCTCGACTGACAATGATCGTCGGTGCGACCCTCATCGTCGGATCGGGCCTGTTCATCTTCTTCCGTGAGCAGCAATTGAAGAAGCGAGACAAGGTCCTGCCATCTGTCCCCGAATGA
- a CDS encoding DeoR/GlpR family DNA-binding transcription regulator, translating into MHERERHRIILSAIQEKPVITVQDIAELTEASEATIRRDIASLHVQGKLRRVRGGAEAVHPPQLGNLAARPFRVSESVNIDKKRAIARAAVDLCEEGDSIIINGGTTTFQMVHFMSARRLQVMTNSFAIAEHLVKHSKCTVSVPGGAIYRDQSLILSPFENDAIRNFYARRIFIGAQGINAHGVMESDALVIQSEQKLVRQAEELIVMVDSSKFAKRSSLILCALDKVSTIITDDGISDEAAAMVTDAGVKLITVKPMASSAREDTSSVA; encoded by the coding sequence ATGCACGAACGCGAACGCCATCGCATCATTCTGAGCGCGATCCAGGAAAAGCCTGTGATCACGGTGCAGGATATTGCCGAGCTGACCGAGGCTTCAGAAGCCACGATCCGCAGGGATATCGCGTCTCTCCATGTGCAGGGAAAGCTGAGACGCGTCCGTGGCGGCGCAGAAGCGGTTCACCCGCCACAGCTTGGCAATCTTGCAGCACGCCCCTTCCGCGTCTCCGAATCGGTCAACATCGACAAGAAACGCGCAATTGCGCGCGCAGCGGTCGATCTCTGCGAAGAAGGTGATTCGATCATCATCAATGGCGGCACCACCACCTTCCAGATGGTGCATTTCATGTCGGCCCGCCGCCTGCAGGTGATGACCAATTCCTTCGCCATTGCCGAGCACCTGGTGAAGCACTCGAAATGCACGGTTTCGGTTCCCGGCGGCGCGATCTATCGCGACCAGAGCCTGATCCTGTCGCCCTTCGAGAATGATGCGATCCGCAACTTCTATGCCCGCCGCATCTTCATCGGGGCCCAGGGCATCAACGCCCACGGCGTGATGGAATCGGATGCACTGGTCATCCAGAGCGAACAGAAGCTGGTGCGTCAGGCCGAAGAGCTGATCGTCATGGTCGATTCCAGCAAGTTCGCCAAGCGCTCAAGCCTGATCCTGTGTGCGCTCGACAAGGTGTCGACGATCATCACCGATGACGGAATTTCCGACGAGGCGGCCGCCATGGTCACCGACGCCGGCGTGAAGCTCATAACCGTGAAGCCCATGGCTTCATCGGCAAGGGAGGATACCTCGTCGGTCGCTTAA
- a CDS encoding sugar ABC transporter ATP-binding protein yields MMTVQSAKLAAGAIPAGEPILEMRGISQIFPGVKALDRVDIALYPGKVTALIGENGAGKSTLVKILTGIYRPNEGEILIDGKPTTFSNAQEAIDAGVTAIHQETVLFDELTVGENIFLGHAPRTRFGLIDWRTINDRSRDLMKALESDIDPTTKLKDFSIAQRHLVAIARALSVDARIVIMDEPTAALSRKEIDDLFRIVEGLKRQGKAILFISHKFDELYEIADNYAVFRDGRMVGAGVLRDTPQNEIVRMMVGRDVHDVFPKTEAVIGAPVLSVVGYSHETEFRDISFTLNKGEILGVYGLIGAGRSELCQSIFGINRPKSGRLELEGREITIRNTSDAITAGIVYVPEERGRHGLALELPIYQNMSLPSLIRTSVAGFLKATNELKLARRFAERLDLRAAALSVPVGTLSGGNQQKVVIGKWLATSPKVIILDEPTKGIDIGSKAAVHAFISELAGEGLSIIMISSELPEILGMSDRVMVMREGLQAGIFEREGLTAETLVRAATGNA; encoded by the coding sequence ATGATGACCGTTCAATCTGCCAAGCTCGCGGCGGGCGCGATCCCGGCTGGCGAGCCCATTCTCGAAATGCGGGGCATTTCCCAGATCTTCCCGGGCGTAAAGGCCCTGGATCGGGTCGATATCGCCCTCTATCCGGGCAAGGTGACCGCGCTGATCGGCGAGAACGGCGCCGGCAAGTCAACGCTCGTCAAGATCCTGACCGGCATCTATCGCCCGAACGAAGGCGAGATCCTGATCGACGGAAAGCCGACCACCTTCTCCAACGCCCAGGAGGCGATCGACGCAGGTGTGACAGCCATCCATCAGGAGACGGTGCTGTTCGACGAACTGACTGTCGGCGAAAACATCTTCCTCGGCCACGCGCCGCGCACGCGCTTTGGCCTGATTGACTGGCGCACCATCAACGATCGCTCCCGGGACCTGATGAAGGCGCTGGAAAGCGACATCGACCCGACCACCAAGCTCAAGGATTTCTCGATTGCCCAGCGCCATCTGGTCGCGATTGCCCGCGCACTCTCCGTCGATGCCCGTATCGTCATCATGGACGAACCGACGGCCGCCCTCTCGCGCAAGGAAATCGACGATCTCTTCCGCATCGTCGAGGGTTTGAAGCGCCAGGGCAAGGCGATCCTCTTCATCAGCCACAAGTTCGACGAACTCTACGAAATCGCCGACAACTACGCCGTCTTCCGCGATGGTCGCATGGTCGGCGCAGGCGTGCTCAGGGACACACCCCAGAACGAGATCGTGCGTATGATGGTGGGACGCGACGTGCACGACGTCTTCCCGAAAACCGAGGCCGTGATCGGCGCGCCAGTCCTGAGTGTCGTGGGCTACAGCCACGAAACCGAATTCCGCGACATCAGCTTCACCCTCAACAAGGGAGAGATCCTCGGCGTCTACGGCCTGATCGGTGCCGGCCGCTCCGAACTCTGCCAGTCGATTTTCGGCATCAACAGGCCAAAATCCGGCAGGTTGGAACTCGAAGGTCGCGAGATCACCATTCGCAACACCTCGGATGCGATCACAGCCGGCATTGTCTATGTGCCCGAGGAACGGGGCCGACATGGCCTGGCGCTGGAACTGCCGATCTATCAGAACATGTCGCTACCCTCACTGATCCGCACCTCGGTTGCAGGCTTCCTGAAGGCGACCAATGAGCTGAAGCTCGCCCGCCGCTTTGCCGAACGGCTCGACCTGCGCGCGGCCGCCCTCTCCGTTCCCGTCGGCACGCTCTCGGGCGGCAACCAGCAGAAGGTGGTGATCGGCAAGTGGCTCGCCACCTCGCCCAAGGTCATCATTCTCGATGAACCGACCAAGGGCATCGACATCGGCTCGAAGGCTGCCGTTCATGCCTTCATCTCGGAACTCGCCGGCGAAGGCCTGTCGATCATCATGATCTCGTCCGAACTGCCGGAGATCCTCGGCATGTCGGATCGCGTCATGGTCATGCGCGAGGGCCTGCAAGCCGGCATTTTCGAGCGCGAAGGCCTGACCGCAGAGACGCTTGTGCGCGCCGCCACCGGCAATGCGTGA
- a CDS encoding L-rhamnose mutarotase, whose protein sequence is MSETERHVFKMKLNPGMEAEYKKRHDEIWPDLVDLLHDACISDYTIHLDPETNLLIGVLTRTRNHGMAALPSHPVMIRWWGHMSDIMATNPDNSPWAVDLKPVFHMP, encoded by the coding sequence ATGAGCGAGACCGAACGCCACGTCTTCAAGATGAAGCTCAATCCGGGCATGGAGGCGGAGTATAAAAAGCGCCATGACGAGATCTGGCCTGATCTCGTCGACTTGCTGCATGATGCCTGTATCAGCGACTACACGATCCATCTCGATCCGGAGACGAACCTGCTGATCGGCGTCCTGACCCGCACCCGGAACCACGGCATGGCGGCGCTGCCATCTCACCCGGTGATGATACGCTGGTGGGGCCACATGTCCGACATCATGGCCACCAACCCCGACAATTCGCCCTGGGCCGTCGATCTAAAACCCGTCTTTCACATGCCATGA
- the rhaS gene encoding rhamnose ABC transporter substrate-binding protein, with protein MKLTKILLASAAIALATMGSAAQAADMKIALVVKSLGIGFFEAANKGAQEAAAELGGVEVIYTGPTSTTAEGQIEVINSLIAQGVDAIAISANDPDAVVPALKKAMDRGIKVISWDSGVAPEGRIMHLNPSSNALIGKMCLQLAANHLPDGKGDFAILSATTTSTNQNIWIEEMKAQLKDFPGLNLVTTVYGDDLADKSYREANGLLTSQPNVKVIVAPTTVGVLAASQAVKDAGKIGDVYVTGLGLPSEMAGAIQSGATKEFAIWNPIDLGYSATQIAYRLAKGETDAAPGSEIEAGRMGKIKVGDGGEAAMADPFVYNASNIEEFSKIF; from the coding sequence ATGAAACTGACGAAAATCTTGCTGGCCAGTGCCGCCATTGCACTCGCCACCATGGGCTCTGCCGCACAGGCAGCTGACATGAAAATCGCACTCGTGGTGAAGTCACTTGGTATTGGCTTCTTCGAAGCCGCCAACAAGGGCGCTCAGGAAGCAGCTGCGGAACTCGGCGGCGTAGAAGTGATCTACACCGGCCCGACCTCGACCACGGCCGAAGGCCAGATCGAAGTCATCAACTCGCTGATCGCGCAGGGCGTCGATGCCATCGCGATCTCGGCAAACGACCCGGACGCAGTTGTCCCCGCCCTCAAGAAGGCCATGGACCGCGGCATCAAGGTCATCTCGTGGGATAGCGGTGTCGCCCCAGAAGGCCGCATCATGCACCTCAACCCGTCGTCCAACGCGCTGATCGGCAAGATGTGCCTGCAGCTCGCCGCCAACCATCTGCCCGACGGCAAGGGTGACTTCGCCATCCTGTCTGCCACCACCACCTCGACCAACCAGAACATCTGGATCGAGGAGATGAAGGCACAGCTGAAGGACTTCCCCGGCCTCAACCTCGTCACGACAGTTTATGGTGATGACCTCGCCGACAAGAGCTACCGCGAAGCGAACGGCCTCCTGACCTCGCAGCCGAACGTCAAGGTCATTGTGGCCCCGACGACCGTCGGCGTTCTCGCCGCCTCCCAGGCCGTCAAGGATGCCGGCAAGATCGGCGACGTCTACGTCACCGGCCTCGGCCTCCCCTCCGAAATGGCGGGCGCCATCCAGTCGGGTGCAACGAAGGAATTCGCCATCTGGAACCCGATCGATCTCGGCTACTCCGCCACCCAGATCGCTTATCGTCTCGCCAAGGGCGAAACCGATGCGGCTCCTGGCTCGGAAATCGAAGCCGGCCGCATGGGCAAGATCAAGGTCGGTGACGGTGGCGAAGCCGCCATGGCAGACCCCTTCGTCTACAACGCCTCGAACATCGAGGAATTCTCCAAGATCTTCTGA
- a CDS encoding ABC transporter permease, whose amino-acid sequence MSTAHEHTKRVIPDRLETPLRRLLGSWEVLLFCVAVLIFIANSFASPYFLNAWNLSDATFNFTEKALIAFAMALLIIAGEIDLSVAAIIALASTAMGYAAQLGVGAPGLVAIGITTGLACGAFNGLLVAGLKLPSIVVTIGTMSLFRGISYLVLGDQAFGKYPPEFAFFGQGYVFWVISFEFVLFLVMALLFAILLHRTNFGRHVYVIGNNPLAARFSGIPVERVKFILFLLTGLMSGIAAVCLTSRLGSTRPSIAQGWELEVVTMVVLGGVSILGGSGTIVGVVIAAFVMGLVTFGLGLLNVPGIVMSIFIGLLLIITIALPIVARRIKHARNAQ is encoded by the coding sequence ATGAGCACCGCACATGAACACACAAAGCGCGTCATCCCCGACCGTCTCGAAACACCGTTGCGCCGACTGCTCGGCAGCTGGGAAGTGCTGCTCTTCTGCGTGGCGGTGCTGATCTTCATCGCCAATTCGTTTGCCTCACCTTACTTCCTGAACGCCTGGAACCTGTCGGACGCCACCTTCAATTTCACCGAAAAGGCGCTGATCGCCTTTGCCATGGCGCTGCTGATCATCGCTGGTGAGATCGACCTCTCGGTTGCCGCGATCATCGCGCTCGCCTCGACCGCGATGGGCTATGCAGCACAGCTTGGCGTCGGGGCACCCGGCCTGGTCGCGATCGGGATCACCACCGGCCTTGCCTGTGGCGCCTTCAACGGACTGCTCGTCGCCGGCCTGAAGCTGCCCTCAATCGTCGTGACGATTGGCACGATGAGCCTCTTCCGCGGCATCTCCTATCTGGTTCTGGGCGACCAGGCCTTCGGCAAATACCCGCCGGAATTTGCCTTCTTCGGCCAGGGTTACGTCTTCTGGGTCATCTCCTTCGAATTCGTCCTCTTCCTGGTGATGGCATTGCTCTTCGCCATCCTCCTGCACCGGACTAATTTCGGCCGCCATGTCTATGTCATCGGCAACAATCCGCTCGCCGCACGCTTCTCCGGCATCCCGGTCGAGCGGGTCAAATTCATCCTCTTCCTGCTGACCGGCCTGATGAGCGGCATCGCCGCCGTCTGCCTGACATCGCGCCTCGGCTCGACCCGCCCCTCGATCGCTCAAGGCTGGGAGCTTGAAGTCGTCACCATGGTCGTGCTCGGCGGCGTCTCCATCCTCGGCGGTTCGGGCACCATCGTCGGCGTGGTCATCGCAGCCTTCGTCATGGGCCTCGTCACCTTCGGCCTCGGTCTCCTCAACGTACCCGGCATCGTCATGTCGATCTTCATCGGCCTACTCCTGATCATCACCATCGCGCTCCCCATCGTCGCGCGGCGGATCAAGCATGCGAGGAACGCGCAATGA
- a CDS encoding FGGY-family carbohydrate kinase → MSQSFQRIAVIDIGKTNAKVVLVDGTTGTELAIRKTANTVIPAPPYPHFDVEALWAFLLGSLREFAAGPGFDALSITTHGASAALLDDEGSLAMPVLDYEHLYPHETTEAYGKLRPHFSETFSPALTGGLNVGAQLHYQKTTFPDKFDKVATILTYPQYWAYRLTGVVANERTSLGCHTDLWHPFEGRYSKLVDTLGIRERMAPLRSAFDALGPIRPEVAHAIGLQIPVPVYCGLHDSNASLLPHLVGFGSPCTVVSTGTWVICFGVGAKPQRLDPSRDTLVNVDANGQAVPSARFMGGREWDLLTRDMAVVPMEEELIAATAVIDAGSMILPSVVMGTGPFPDSHFRWMNETSSVSERLAAASLYQALMTQTCLDLIEAEGPIIVEGPFAANQLYLRALHTLMKRPVHASEATTGTAIGAALLTGITIDVKMRSIVDTLDGLDDYAREWRSRAGKT, encoded by the coding sequence ATGAGCCAGTCTTTCCAACGCATCGCCGTCATCGACATCGGCAAGACCAATGCCAAGGTGGTGCTGGTTGATGGGACGACCGGCACCGAACTGGCAATCCGAAAAACCGCGAATACGGTCATCCCCGCTCCCCCCTACCCGCACTTCGATGTCGAGGCGCTTTGGGCGTTCCTGCTGGGGTCTCTGAGGGAATTCGCCGCCGGACCTGGCTTCGACGCCTTGTCGATCACCACGCATGGCGCATCGGCAGCCCTGCTGGACGACGAGGGCAGCCTTGCGATGCCGGTGCTGGACTACGAACATCTCTACCCACACGAGACAACTGAGGCCTATGGCAAGCTGCGGCCGCATTTTTCGGAAACCTTCTCGCCAGCTCTCACAGGGGGCCTGAACGTCGGGGCGCAGTTACACTATCAGAAGACAACTTTCCCGGACAAGTTCGACAAGGTCGCAACGATCCTCACTTATCCGCAGTACTGGGCTTACCGCCTGACGGGTGTTGTCGCCAACGAGCGGACCTCGCTTGGTTGCCACACCGATCTCTGGCACCCGTTTGAAGGGCGTTATTCGAAGCTGGTTGACACCCTTGGTATCCGCGAGCGGATGGCCCCCTTGCGCTCCGCTTTCGATGCCCTCGGGCCCATCAGACCGGAGGTGGCCCACGCGATCGGCCTGCAGATCCCGGTACCCGTCTATTGCGGACTTCACGATTCCAACGCGTCGCTATTGCCGCATCTCGTCGGCTTCGGCAGCCCTTGCACTGTCGTGTCCACGGGAACTTGGGTGATCTGCTTCGGCGTCGGCGCCAAGCCGCAAAGATTGGATCCCTCGCGCGATACGCTGGTCAATGTCGACGCCAACGGTCAGGCGGTTCCTTCGGCCCGCTTCATGGGCGGACGCGAATGGGACCTTCTGACCCGCGACATGGCGGTCGTCCCCATGGAGGAGGAACTGATTGCCGCGACAGCGGTGATCGACGCAGGTTCGATGATCCTGCCGAGCGTGGTGATGGGTACCGGCCCATTCCCGGATTCGCATTTCCGTTGGATGAACGAGACGAGCTCTGTGAGCGAACGACTGGCCGCGGCCAGCCTCTACCAGGCCCTGATGACCCAAACCTGTCTCGACCTCATCGAGGCAGAGGGGCCGATCATCGTCGAGGGTCCATTTGCCGCCAATCAACTCTATCTTCGCGCGCTCCACACGCTAATGAAGCGTCCAGTCCACGCATCGGAAGCGACCACCGGCACGGCAATCGGCGCGGCCTTGCTGACGGGGATCACGATTGATGTTAAAATGCGGAGCATCGTCGACACGCTAGACGGACTGGACGATTATGCCCGGGAGTGGCGCTCAAGGGCCGGTAAAACCTAG